CATCCACCcgtatttaggggacactttgttgggtgcaTCCACCcgtatttaggggacactttgttgggtgcaTCCACCcgtatttaggggacactttgttgggtgcaTCTAGCCGTATTTAGGGCACACTTTGTTGGGTGCATCCACCCGTATTTAGGGCACACTTTGTTGGGTGCATCCACCCGTATTTAGGGCACACTTTATTGGGTGCATCCAGCCcgtatttaggggacactttgttgggtgcaTCTAGCCcgtatttaggggacactttgttgggtgcaTCCAGCCcgtatttaggggacactttgttgggtgcaTCCGGCCCGTATttagggacactttgttgggtgcaTCCACCCGTATTTAGGGCACACTTTGTTGGGTGCATCCAGCCCGTATTTAGGGCACACTTTGTTGGGTGCATCCACCTGTATttagggacactttgttgggtgcaTCCACCCGTATttagggacactttgttgggtgcaTCCAGCCcgtatttaggggacactttgttgggtgcaTCCAGCCcgtatttaggggacactttgttgggtgcaTCCGGCCCGTATTTAGGGCCACTTTGTTGGGTGCATCCAGCCcgtatttaggggacactttgttgggtgcaTCCAGCCcgtatttaggggacactttgttgggtgcaTCCAGCCTATATttagggacactttgttgggtgcaTCCAGCCCGTATttagggacactttgttgggtgcaTCCAGCCcgtatttaggggacactttgttgggtgcaTCCAGCCcgtatttaggggacactttgttgggtgcaTCCAGCCCGTATttagggacactttgttgggtgcaTCCAGCCCGTATttagggacactttgttgggtgcaTCCAGCCTGTATttagggacactttgttgggtgcaTCCAGCCCGTATttagggacactttgttgggtgcaTCCAGCCcgtatttaggggacactttgttgggtgcaTCCAGCCCGTATTTAGGGCCACTTTGTTGGGTGCATCCAGCCcgtatttaggggacactttgttgggtgcaTCCAGCCCGTATTTAGGGCCACTTTGTTGGATGCATCCAGCCCGTATTTAGGGCCACTTTGTTGGGTGCATCCAGCCCGTATttagggacactttgttgggtgcaTCCAGCCCGTATttagggacactttgttgggtgcaTCCAGCCCGTATttagggacactttgttgggtgcaTCCAGCCcgtatttaggggacactttgttgggtgcaTCCAGCCCGTATTTAGGGGCACTTTGTTGGGTGCATCCAGCCCGTATttagggacactttgttgggtgcaTCCAGCCCGTATttagggacactttgttgggtgcaTCCAGCCCGTATttagggacactttgttgggtgcaTCCAGCCCGTATttagggacactttgttgggtgcaTCCAGCCcgtatttaggggacactttgttgggtcctgaaggggTTCAACTGTAATGGTAGTAAATTGGACAAACCTGTACAACTTTAGGTGGGAATTTGTCAGCTAGCTTGCTTAGTAACACATCTACTTTCTGACGTTGAAACAACGATGCTGGCTCTTCTTTCTTTGGTTTCTTTTtatctaaaacaaataattaaatattatgtaacTGTGTCAGTCAATTTAATTCACAGTGGTGTATACTGCTTTGTTTAGTATCTTATCAGCAAAGTTCTGTGATATAGGtaagtaattaaaaaatgtaatttctgTGTCAGCACCGACTAGCGATTTGAcctctgatttgacctctgctTCAGTagcatttaatttttatttttttattattcctTCAATGTCAGAATCACAggataaaattgaaaaaaacattttcattctGTATCTTGTTTGCTAAATGACAGAGTGGCGTTGACTCAAAACACAAGAGGTCGCTTCTGATTCAACAAAATAAgttaaaatgatatatatatataggtattgTTTATAGTATGTGTATTACAGTCAGATACAGTACTCTATGTATCTACTTACTGTATGTGTGAACTCAACCTTATTACAGTCAGATACAGTACTCTATGTATATACTTACTGTATGTGTGAACTCAACCTTATTACAGTCTGATACAGTACTCTATGTATATACTTACTGTATGTGTGAACTCAACCTTATTACAGTCTGATACAGTACTCTATGTATATACTTACTGTATGTGTGAACTCAACCTTATTACAGTCAGATACAGTACTCTATGTATATACTTACTGTATGTGTGAACTCAACCTTATTACAGTCTGATACAGTACTCTATGTATATACTTACTGTATGTGTGAACTCAACCTTATTACAGTCAGATACAGTACTCTATGTATCTACTTACTGTATGTGTGAACTCAACCTTATTACAGTCAGATACAGTACTCTATGTATATACTTACTGTATGTGTGAACTCAACCTTATTACAGTCTGATACAGTACTCTATGTATATACTTACTGTATGTGTGAACTCAACCTTATTACAGTCAGATACAGTACTCTATGTATATACTTACTGTATGTGTGAACTCAACCTTATTACAGTCTGATACAGTACTCTATGTATATACTTACTGTATGTGTGAACTCAACCTTATTACAGTCTGATACAGTACTCTATGTATATACTTACTGTATGTGTGAACTCAACCTTATTACAGTCAGATACAGTACTCTATGTATATACTTACTGTATGTGTGAACTCAACCTTATTACAGTCTGATACAGTACTCTATGTATATACTTACTGTATGTGTGAACTCAAccttaaatttatatttgtataaataataatatgcaaaagTCAATATAACATCTATCCCTATCCCAATACAGTAGATTTTGTTTCTATGAGATTGTTacctttttcttttttctctttATCTTTAAATTCCCACCAGTATCCACAGGATGATTGGTACCTAGAGTATGACAATGTCTCCTCAAAAGCTGACTGGATGTTGTAAGTTGCTGTCAActagaaacaaacaaaaagttaCATACATTTGAGTTTAATATTtccactaaagctctgttttaatacccctttcacatttACTTTCAATACAGACACCGGGACACACACTATACAAAATGATGGTgttgctctgtctacactatcaaactagtttgacgacaaaaaaaagtgatatgcccaaatatggtagtaatatgatgcgattgtgtccatatatgggcacatcacattgtttttatcacatgataattgatagtgtagacagaaattAAAGTAAATCAAATTGGGATTAGGTGTGAAAAattcattttattgacatgacATTAAAACTAAAGGTAAAGGACCAgatcaaaattattctactgcagttagtgcagtaaatatatatttttactgcagttactgcagtaaatatatatatttactgcAATAGcatataacatcattttattttgtttcaatatagAAGTTTGAGACATATCACTGCAATAAACAATGTGTATGTGTATTATTCACCCCATCCACTCCCCctccaaaaaaaaatataaaaaaacataagcAAAAACAGGTTGAACAAAAACTCTACAGTAGAATCATTTTTACATGGCCCCTAAATAAAAtggggttttgtttttttgataCACTACATCATGATGAACATACATAAAGTGCACAAGATAGAACATGGCGTGAACTTTAGCACTTCATAGCCAGTGCACAAGATAGAACATGGCGTGAACTTTAGCACTTCATAGCCAGTGCACAAGATAGAACATGGCGTGAACTTTAGCACTTCATAGCCAGTGCACAAGATAGAACATGGCGTGAACTTTAGCACTTCATAGCCAGTGCACAAGATAGAACATGGCGTGAACTTTAGCACTTCATAGCCAGTGCACAAGATAGAACATGGCGTGAACTTTAGCACTTCATAGCCAGTGCACAAGATAGAACATGGCGTGAACTTTAGCACTTCATAGCCAGTGCACAAGATAGAACATGGGGTGAACTTTAGCACTTCATAGCCAGTGCACAAGATAGAACATGGCGTGAACTTTAGCACTTCATAGCCAGTGCACAAGATAGAACATGGGGTGAACTTTAGCACTTCATAGCCAGTGCACAAGATAGAACATGGGGTGAACTTTAGCACTTCATAGCCAGTGCACAAGATAGAACATGGCGTGAACTTTAGCACTTCATAGCCAGTGCACAAGATAGAACATGGCGTGAACTTTAGCACTTCATAGCCAGTGCACAAGATAGAACATGGCGTGAACTTTAGCACTTCATAGCCAGTGCACAAGATAGAACATGGCGTGAACTTTAGCACTTCATAGCCAGTGCACAAGATAGAACATGGCGTGAACTTTAGCACTTCATAGCCAGTGCACAAGATAGAACATGGGGTGAACTTTAGCACTTCATAGCCAGTGCACAAGATAGAACATGGCGTGAACTTTAGCACTTCATAGCCAGTGCACAAGATAGAACATGGCGTGAACTTTAGCACTTCATAGCCATttggaaaagaaaaacaatagaaaaaagAACGAAAAAAGTTTGGAATTGATTGTATTGGGATTTTGGAATTCAACGTAAGTGTTGCGATTGGCGTtgcctaataaatataaactttcTTCTTCCAAGAATGAAGAAGAGCAAAACAATAGTTGTAAAGATTAGATAAAGATTGGGAATTCCAtgtttaaaggggggttccgggtttaaaatgaatagtaaaaaatgtaaaatatatttgtttgtctcttgaacggtaaaagtttcaatttatataagcgcccagtgaagcagaacgaaggctgtgaaatgacgccagattacaagtgcagctacggcaaaatcacactgtggttacagaatacgaaattcgtgaaatggtcaatcttccgacgactcgttatcattaaccatatcaattacttttgtaaaattatacttatctgatgtaattttagtcggtcttcccatttataaaatcaattttctatgaaaatccatcaaaacagtgaaaaattagataagtttgcactttacgtttgccgattttcgcactgacttagggaaagccttcaaaatcaatgaagcgtaacgtatacattcctgctgagcgaggagagcgagacgacgatacacgtgctctctctgcccatgcctggcatcgtcacgtgataagcagatacagtatacaataccaaactggtcgggtcgagtataccccgtctatatcacaacatgaacgatgtacagtatttgattgaaggtcgactcaacctaccggaatggtatagataatatagctcgaatgagagagttggaatatttgtaaacataagtacagtattgctaattttaacaagtgtagcctatagtaaaaggcctggtagtatcaattcgcatagggtctactacactagctagctcaatttttaactgggccggatcggctaggctaggctaggctaggtctccttcctactaccggtctacttgcttgatgcagtatccgcttttttggagagtaaactaggcctacttattagacgatcgggacaccatacgtgcggacggcgatcggaccttgttttgcctcaatatttacagccgatttttgtagaacgttttaggtttagattgtttaggagtttggttgataggatgggtttggaatccactgagttttgttatttatgggccaatcgtttagtaatgggctagctaggcccatgaatgatggccatcgtggcatggaatccctagtcagaaatggctctcaccccggcatgaataaaatgatttaggctaggcctagcctagtacgtgaagccgatatacgatctgtactattaattcgaggtataaaaatagtataatttatgactccgtaatctgtactaaattttgtatttcattaaatgtcaaataaatatatgctactactgttattattacactttaggcctagcttagcaaatctacaaaaaatgtatttcacaatgatcgggtggtcgtcgtttgacagaggagagagaacacaacgcacaagcttgacgtcgccagtttggaatccactgatgacgtgattttgtgaatatctcatgaatattaatgagcttccctaagctgctgaaaaacagactttccatgaatttaccctaaaatgtatatgaaatttaatttttttaatttctcgttattacttcttcattctgacatgtctatattgttataatattttttatttaataaataaacgatatttaaaagcaattttaaacccagaatccccctttaagtaaatataaacatttgtattacaaattataacaacAGTACAATACTCAAAAGTGAAACAGgttctttaaaaacaaaaatttaacctttaattgttaataaaagATAGATAGATTTACTTATTTTCAATAACTGTATgtcaaaatatgtaataaaaataatgaatttaaacacttcatataattaaaaaaaattaaaatcacataAGATACTGAATGTaatgttgtattgtattgtatcccATAGCTTTGACAGCAAATGTCTGCATACAACACATaaacatcaattattattagtGCTGTACAGTATGTTGAGTATGAAATTGAATAGTAATAGCACCCTCAATGTTTGGGAGTGTTTGCCAAGACTACCCTACAGTGATATTGTATAAACATACAAATTACTGTATCTCTCTTACTTATTATAGATTTTTCCATAgaggaaaaaataatattatttttcctccatgatttttctaaaacaaaaaaaaaatgtttggctACCATTATGTTAGATACAGGTAAGATAGtaggctaaagctctgtctacactatcaaactttatgtgatttgtccatatatggacatgatgatgtcatatcactaccatgtgggcatcactaccatatttgggcacatcacactttttatgtcaaactagtttgatagtgtagacagagcttcaatCAAAACGTCATCTAAACTGTCAGTTTGAACAAGGTGTTGCAATTGCTGTTAGTTATTTCAAGATACCATTCCTATAACttccttaataataatatgcttcTATGAAATAAAGTCAGACAGAAATTGAAACAAATAATTACTAAGAATAAGATCATAGTAAGAATCTATTTCTGAATACTTTGATgagttttaaaacattattgaGAAACTCGCCCTTGTCCAGATTTTCcgaaaggtttttttttagaatgttttaattttgatttcttGGAGGTTTAAAGGAATAATATAACCACAAGATGACAAGGTTTAATTATACTTTgaataattgttaaatttttaatattttacaataattttattattacattttaaaataatataataatttttatataaaatatagtaatttaagtaatttttctaaaaactaTAGTAGTGtaattattattctatattCAATTCTTAAATTTTTTTGCTAGGTTTTGCACTTGTGATATTTAATTTAGGCCAAGCACGCaagaaaaaaatgtagttaattAAAACATGTTTCAAAGAAACCAAACTTTTCttgagaaataaaaaaaatctgtttatttgaaattattaagATGTTTATATTGCTATGATCAAGACCCTCTTGTGGTCTAGTGGGACTTCCCCTAATAGTTGTTACAGGTTGAAATCCGGCCAGACGAGATTTTATCAAGCAGTACAAaacttatttattgtttgtttctaTTCTAATAATAGTGATAATATTCTATATAGTCAAATCTTAGAATACTTAATTAAGATTATTTATAACACACCCAAATGTATCCTTGCCTTTTGATTGGTTAACTCATATCATGTGCCATTCATATACGTTTTATTGCATTGTAAAAGTTCTATTGAATGGTTCTATTATAATGTGCagtgtattgttttgttttacccTGTATATGCTTGGTGACCTACGATGTTTGTTACATTTATTTGAAATACAGGgtgattttatattatatacagtaaatatgtGATGCATTTTAAAAACCACCATTGTATTTTGTGTCcacatttgtttgtcatataaagtttgatagtgtagactgagctttacaTTGGGAAATAATCAAAAAAATGCTGTTCATATTTTATAGTCATCTTGTATCAACACTGAGAATTAAGGAATTACAAAAAAAGACCCCCAAATGCCAAATCATCTACATTAGTcataatgtttatatatactCACCATTCTAGCATTGAGGACTGAACAAAGATCCGGAGCTTGGTAGATAACACCATTTATTATGTAATAGTTTGCTAGTGCTTTCACGTTAATCGGTGAGTTTCTGTATTGTTTTCGTATCACATAAAGAATTGGGTCATGAACGTGAAGTAGATGATATTCAATACCCGTCATATTACTGAAGAAAAATGAAAAGCAATTAATGtaatcattttttctttttttaaatagaattttTCCAAGTACTTGCCGTCGTTAGCAGGATAGCACCTACAATTTTTAAGTTATCATTCTGAATTTGTGTCATGGTATGGTAATCCCAACCCACTTGAACAAAATCACATCCAGTTGGATTATACTGACTGGATTCCCCTTATAAAATTGtctatttaaaattttgttattttaaacatcTTTACTAACCACATAAGATGataaatatcaacaataatttacatcacatattaaaaaataaccTAGGCCTACAAGCAAAAAATTTAGTTTTGAAATGGAATTTCTGATATTAAAATGAATGGAGGGCATACATTATCAAGCAAGAAATCAAAAGGGTGGGCTTATTCAGTACCTGAAGATGGGCCTATACCTGGATCAGTATGGTATTTTTTACTTACACAAGTTGTTCAGGATTCAAACGCTGCATCTTTACAATTTCGTTGTTGCATGTACGATCGTAAAATGGATTGCTGCGTTCGCTGAAATAGTTCATGACGTTTGATGGATCCAGCATGGGTATCCAAGCACTATCGTGCCATGTCATATGCAGTGAATGATctatgataaaaaaaagaaagtttgattaatacagtattatctaTGGATTATTTTTATAGATACTGTATTGTCTCTGCGGGCCTGAAAACATAATCTTTTACAACCAtctttgttgaatatgccatcaTAATAATCACTTTATTTGATCAAAAAAGGATCTAAACAATCAACATATTTACCTATTAaagaaaactgtaatttaaaacaaaaaatatagtctTCAACCGGAAGGCCATAATGTCTGTCAGACACTACAGTAGGGTTTGGTAaaatttcacaatttattttgtccTTTTATTTAGTGAAATCCTTATTTTTGTTGGCCCCAATCAAGAATTATGGTGGAGGAATGTTGGTAGGAAATCTTAACGTTTCTTCTTGTTAAAATGGGTGTTGGCATGTTATCAATGCTTTTCCACACTAGTTTGGTACCAGTGGCATAATGCAGCGGCTCctaacatgtttatttttttttagtttgaatcaggtaaatattttgtcaaactaaatTGTTGATTCAATACTGTAGcattgtattaaattatttaatgtaataaaataaatgaaaacaaatgaaataacaaaaaaaatatggttATTCCCGCCTGTACAGAACACAAACAGGTTTCATGGCATAGCGGATGTACTGCATCACATGAGAAAGAAGAGTCTAAATAGAGCACTAGACTTGGGACAGACACTATCCAAAATTAGACACTTAAGTACTTCCTATGTTAGTGTTATAATATTGGAAGTACAGACGATTTTAATTGTTTGGTACTAAGTAATACTATACAGTTCTACGCAAATTTAAGTTTCCTTATAATCATGGAAGATTCCCAATTGTTCGATTGATCTTGCATCTCTCGCTACTACTGTATTAAAggtgaaatatttgtttaactacaaaaaaaaaaataaaaatctgataCTGCTAAAAATGACCATGTACCATCAAAGAACTTATAGAGTATTATATgtcctagagcattagcagatcccctctatgattttgactttctaatttgatgcgggcgccctactcctcagtcaattactctatcccccctagagtattagagcagatcccctctatgattttgactttctaatttgatgcgggcgccctactccatggctcacaatggcgccacccattagctctattctatcccacaatgcctttcgaaattgttaagcgcttcggacgaacaggagattcttgtgttataagttctttggtaccATTTACTTACTTTTCAATTCATGCACCTTtggaaaaaaaacacaataatacTAATAAGTTTAATCGAGGGAAGTGATTATTCAAGGACCTTTAATAGGTGCATGGTTTTTTCAATTCAGGTGTTTTTGGGTGTACAATGACAATGTAAAATGTACGTAGGGTGGAATGTTGTGTTTATTCAAAGCAGAATGTACTATGGTAACAAATTTCACtatttatttatgataattaaatattttattcgtacttacttataattattttctCATCTACCTTTTAAACTTTAATATCATTAATCAAGAGTTCTCATacacaatttaataaataattgtcTTTGTTTAAATcgattaattttaattaagaaaTGTTTCAATAAGTAAGATTGAGTGCtttgaaaaataaaactttGGTTGTTTAATTTCttgtaaacatgtttttaattcacttattataattttataatcaatattaatttatttagccttaataaaatcaatataatcTGTGTTACTCAACAACTTTAGTTTAATAGTTGATGAATAATAAAGTGGACTTTCCAGTTGATTGAATAATTTCGACAGACAATTCATAATTGAGCAAATAGTTAAACTTAGTACCAGCCACCCAATACTAAACAACATGTTGTTCCAAGCAAGGTACTTTGAGATGACTCATCTACCAAATTCCGAATCATTTCAATCAatgaatacaatacaaaatgtgGGTGAtcaataattgtttaataatgaAAAGGTATTCAAGTATTCTAAAAAACCTGGTGTATTGTTCAAATGGCCAAACAACAAAGATTATAATAACCAATTAGCTCATGAACTGTATAGTTTAAATTCCAATTCCCTTTATTCGTTATAGTATTAAATCATTGCTAGAAACATGAGAAATGTATGGCTTAGATTTCTGTAGGTCTATTTCTGCTGTGAAAATAATGCCTCACTaaccactttaaaaaaaaaaaagttcaaatgTCTTGTCTGATTACTGTATAAAATTAgcattctaaaaaaaaagagtaaacaattgaattgaatgtaaattgtaatatttcataCAAGTTATCACTGTGCAACTTTTAAGCACAAAAAAATCCAACTATTGACCATTTTGACCTTGAGTCATGTTTTTCCCGTAGACAATTATCCACTGATTTTAACGATTAATATTTAACCTGTTTGATAATTAGTTTGCAAGCTTCTTTCGGGAAATTGTATTAGAGTGTGAATGATGTCTCTTTTataacaaactaaaatcatacaTCATTGCAGTAAAAATGTAgttgctgcagtaactgcagtagaataattttgacattaaaTCCCTTTATAAACAAACTACCAAAACTGGTTGGGTGGTACTGTTCTTTGGATTTAGAAACTTTGTTTCTAAATCAAAGGACAGTATAAATTTAGTTTTCCTGTCACTATTTGCAATACTGTGTAACcatattttctatttaaatttaaaaataaaagagaaaCACTTTACGCCTACTTACTTCTAATAGTACTACTAAGTATCACAACCACTAAGAAAACTACTTCTATAGTTTAGTGACAATTAAGGaagctataattattaaactatcAAAATAAGGAAAAATATTATTgctaaaataaatgtaatagactcattttgtttcagttccaaacaataaaaaaaaaataaaacgcaAGTCATTGAAGTTATTAATAACATCGCAATTGGTCTATCCTGGTTGTAGTTTAAATATATAAAGACATTTAAAAATCTATCAAAGTCAATAATAAGGGAAACACTTATTTAAACtacaattaaacatgtttatgaTGTACAGTAGTATGGAGTTAACATTGTAACAGAGAAACATGGACACATCTTCGATTCAAGCCCTACTGTACATTTATTCAGACTTACTACAA
The window above is part of the Antedon mediterranea chromosome 10, ecAntMedi1.1, whole genome shotgun sequence genome. Proteins encoded here:
- the LOC140059869 gene encoding mediator of RNA polymerase II transcription subunit 6-like — its product is MSGNNRNQNQGNDLNEDHSLHMTWHDSAWIPMLDPSNVMNYFSERSNPFYDRTCNNEIVKMQRLNPEQLVNMTGIEYHLLHVHDPILYVIRKQYRNSPINVKALANYYIINGVIYQAPDLCSVLNARMLTATYNIQSAFEETLSYSRYQSSCGYWWEFKDKEKKEKDKKKPKKEEPASLFQRQKVDVLLSKLADKFPPKVVQHKPGDKPIVMDHKNNPDFIDPSNIKEEKVDNHSGSGDGFVSPGSNMKPPLAKKRKLSK